Proteins found in one Holophagales bacterium genomic segment:
- a CDS encoding arsenate reductase ArsC, translating into MTTPRVLVLCTGNSCRSQMGEGWVRRLLGDRVEVHSAGTKPSFVHPRAIQVMGESGVDLSSHTSKGVESLRGISFDLVVTVCDSAHEACPLFPGAKKTVHHAFEDPAHAGEGDDALPLFRRVRDEIRDVLPALVARELGLSGN; encoded by the coding sequence ATGACGACGCCTCGCGTCCTGGTCCTCTGCACGGGCAACTCCTGCCGCTCCCAGATGGGAGAGGGGTGGGTGCGCCGCCTTCTCGGCGATCGCGTCGAGGTCCACTCCGCAGGGACCAAGCCGTCTTTCGTCCACCCGCGCGCGATCCAGGTGATGGGCGAGTCCGGCGTAGACCTCTCGTCCCACACGAGCAAGGGCGTCGAAAGCCTGAGGGGGATCTCCTTCGACCTCGTCGTCACGGTCTGCGATTCGGCCCACGAAGCCTGCCCCCTTTTTCCGGGCGCGAAGAAGACGGTCCACCACGCGTTCGAGGACCCGGCCCACGCGGGCGAGGGGGACGACGCGCTCCCCCTCTTCCGCCGCGTCCGCGACGAGATCCGCGACGTCCTCCCGGCGCTCGTTGCACGGGAACTGGGGCTCTCGGGGAACTGA
- a CDS encoding DUF1579 domain-containing protein → MIHRSLAAVLALSIAGLPSAADAQGRPDPAVTVAAQKEALAKLSFLDGLWRGPAWTISPSGEKHTVTQTERVGPFLDGAVKVVEGLGYEADGKVAFNAFGVISYSPATRAYSLRSYAMGMSGDYVLTLLPEGFAWEIPAGPMTIRYTATVKDGTWHEVGDRVVPGKDPVRFMEMTLKRFGDTTWPAGGAVPSR, encoded by the coding sequence ATGATTCACCGATCTCTCGCCGCGGTCCTCGCCCTCTCAATTGCAGGCCTCCCCTCGGCCGCCGACGCGCAGGGGCGCCCCGATCCGGCCGTCACCGTCGCTGCCCAGAAGGAGGCCCTCGCGAAGCTCTCGTTCCTGGACGGCCTCTGGAGGGGCCCCGCCTGGACGATCTCTCCTTCCGGCGAGAAGCACACGGTCACTCAGACGGAGCGCGTCGGCCCGTTCCTCGACGGCGCCGTCAAGGTCGTCGAGGGGCTGGGCTACGAGGCCGACGGCAAGGTCGCGTTCAATGCGTTCGGCGTCATCTCCTACAGCCCGGCGACGCGTGCCTACTCGCTCCGGTCGTACGCGATGGGAATGTCCGGAGATTACGTGCTGACCCTTCTCCCCGAGGGGTTCGCATGGGAGATCCCGGCGGGGCCGATGACCATCCGCTACACGGCCACGGTCAAGGACGGCACCTGGCACGAGGTCGGGGACCGGGTCGTCCCCGGGAAGGACCCCGTCCGCTTCATGGAGATGACCCTCAAGCGATTCGGCGACACGACGTGGCCCGCGGGAGGGGCGGTCCCGTCCAGATAG